In Niallia sp. FSL W8-0635, one genomic interval encodes:
- the secA gene encoding preprotein translocase subunit SecA, with protein MLGILNKVFDQNKRDIKKLAKIADKVELLADETAALSDDQLKAKTEEFKARFQKGETLDDLLVEAFAVVREAAKRVLGLYPYPVQLMGGASLHDGNISEMKTGEGKTLTATMPVYLNALSGKGVHVITVNEYLATRDAAEMGQLYNFLGLTVGLNLNGLSREDKQAAYNADITYGTNNEFGFDYLRDNMVLYNEQKVQKPLYYAVIDEVDSILIDEARTPLIISGSAQKSTQLYVRANIFVSSLKPEKDYTYDEKTKGVQLTEEGMSKAERVFQIENLFDVSNVAINHHITQALKAHASMHKDVDYVVQDGEIVIVDQFTGRLMKGRRYSDGLHQAIEAKESLEIQNESMTLATITFQNYFRMYEKLAGMTGTAKTEEEEFRNIYNMNVVVIPTNRDIVRDDRPDLIYASMDGKFRAVGEDIAERHKKGQPVLVGTVAIETSEIISKYLSKKGIPHNILNAKNHEREAEIIATAGEKGSVTIATNMAGRGTDIKLGEGVKELGGLAVIGTERHESRRIDNQLRGRSGRQGDPGVTQFYLSMEDELMRRFGSDNMKNMMSRLGMDDSQPIQSKMVSRAVESAQKRVEGNNFDSRKQLLQYDDVLRQQREIIYSQRNEVLTSENLRSIVEKMIKASLERNVQVHTPENGDRESWNLQAIVDYVNGNLLNEGDVEASELRGKESDEIIEFIFAKVLQSYDEKEEKLSPEQMREFEKVIVLRAVDSKWIDHIDQMDQLRQGIHLRAYGQIDPLREYQSEGFAMFEAMVIAIEEDVAKYIMKAEIRNNLEREEVAKGQAVNPKEEGGDKKPKKKPAVKQLDIGRNAPCFCGSGKKYKNCHGANL; from the coding sequence ATGCTTGGAATTTTAAATAAAGTATTTGATCAAAACAAACGCGATATTAAGAAATTAGCTAAAATTGCTGATAAGGTGGAATTGCTTGCAGACGAAACAGCAGCACTGTCAGACGATCAATTAAAAGCAAAAACAGAAGAATTCAAAGCGCGTTTCCAAAAAGGGGAAACATTAGACGACTTATTAGTAGAAGCTTTTGCAGTCGTTCGTGAAGCGGCAAAACGTGTACTTGGACTATATCCATATCCAGTACAGCTAATGGGGGGAGCATCCCTGCATGACGGTAATATTTCCGAGATGAAAACAGGGGAAGGTAAAACGTTAACTGCAACAATGCCTGTGTATCTAAATGCATTATCAGGTAAAGGTGTTCACGTTATTACAGTCAATGAATATCTTGCTACACGTGATGCTGCTGAGATGGGGCAATTATATAATTTCCTAGGACTAACAGTAGGTCTTAATTTAAACGGTCTATCCAGAGAAGACAAGCAAGCTGCCTATAATGCAGATATAACATATGGAACAAATAATGAATTTGGTTTTGATTATTTGCGTGATAACATGGTTCTTTATAACGAGCAAAAGGTACAAAAACCATTGTATTATGCAGTAATCGATGAAGTGGACTCCATTTTAATTGATGAAGCACGTACACCACTTATCATTTCTGGTTCTGCCCAAAAATCAACACAGTTGTATGTTCGTGCTAATATATTTGTAAGCAGCTTAAAACCAGAAAAAGATTACACGTATGATGAAAAAACAAAAGGTGTTCAATTAACAGAAGAAGGAATGTCAAAAGCAGAGCGTGTTTTCCAAATTGAAAACCTATTTGACGTTTCTAATGTTGCAATTAACCATCATATTACCCAGGCATTAAAAGCCCATGCTAGCATGCATAAGGATGTAGATTATGTCGTTCAAGATGGCGAGATTGTCATTGTTGACCAATTTACAGGCCGCCTAATGAAAGGCCGCCGCTATAGCGATGGCTTGCATCAAGCAATTGAAGCAAAAGAAAGCTTAGAAATTCAAAATGAAAGCATGACCCTTGCAACTATCACATTCCAAAACTATTTCCGTATGTATGAAAAACTTGCAGGGATGACTGGTACGGCGAAAACGGAAGAAGAAGAGTTCCGCAACATTTATAATATGAACGTTGTTGTTATTCCGACAAACCGTGATATCGTTCGTGATGACCGCCCTGATTTAATCTATGCTTCTATGGACGGGAAATTCAGAGCAGTAGGAGAAGATATTGCAGAGCGTCATAAAAAGGGACAACCAGTACTTGTTGGGACAGTTGCAATAGAAACATCTGAAATCATTTCGAAGTATTTATCGAAAAAAGGGATTCCCCATAATATCTTGAACGCGAAAAACCATGAAAGAGAAGCAGAAATTATTGCAACGGCCGGTGAAAAAGGCTCCGTTACAATTGCAACTAACATGGCTGGTCGTGGTACAGATATTAAACTTGGCGAAGGTGTAAAAGAATTAGGCGGTTTAGCAGTTATTGGTACAGAACGTCATGAAAGTAGACGTATTGATAATCAGCTTCGTGGACGTTCTGGTCGTCAAGGCGATCCAGGGGTAACACAATTCTATCTATCCATGGAAGATGAATTAATGCGCCGCTTCGGCTCTGATAATATGAAAAATATGATGTCACGACTAGGAATGGATGATTCCCAGCCTATTCAAAGTAAGATGGTATCTCGTGCTGTAGAATCTGCGCAAAAACGTGTAGAAGGAAATAACTTTGATTCACGTAAGCAATTACTACAATATGATGATGTTCTTCGACAGCAACGTGAGATTATTTACTCACAACGTAATGAAGTATTAACTTCTGAAAATCTGCGTTCTATTGTAGAAAAAATGATTAAAGCATCATTAGAGAGAAATGTCCAAGTACATACTCCAGAAAACGGGGATAGAGAGAGCTGGAATCTTCAAGCAATTGTGGATTATGTAAATGGAAATCTTCTTAATGAAGGCGATGTAGAAGCAAGTGAGCTTCGTGGAAAAGAAAGCGATGAAATTATTGAATTCATTTTTGCGAAAGTACTACAAAGCTATGATGAAAAAGAAGAGAAGCTTTCTCCTGAGCAAATGCGCGAATTTGAAAAAGTTATCGTGCTTCGTGCAGTAGACAGCAAGTGGATTGACCATATTGACCAAATGGATCAATTACGCCAAGGGATTCACCTTCGTGCATATGGACAAATCGATCCGCTTCGTGAATATCAATCAGAAGGCTTTGCTATGTTTGAAGCAATGGTTATTGCCATTGAAGAAGATGTCGCAAAATATATCATGAAAGCAGAAATCCGCAACAATCTGGAAAGGGAAGAAGTGGCAAAAGGCCAAGCAGTAAACCCGAAAGAAGAAGGCGGAGATAAGAAACCAAAGAAAAAACCAGCAGTGAAACAACTAGACATCGGTCGTAATGCACCATGCTTCTGTGGAAGCGGAAAGAAATATAAAAATTGCCATGGAGCAAATCTTTAA
- a CDS encoding extracellular solute-binding protein, translated as MKKRNWLFLTIIMSISLLLSACGGSQKSSGGKDGQITLTIYSAAGGDEYYNDIVIPMFEEATDGKYKVEYGRGTPQEVINKIKSQGKNGTIDLVVTGLDGLPLGIEEGLWEQLLPTYSEEVHSEEWNEIGQAYIDKFEGYGAPVTTGSGGPILMYNTKTVKNPPKTYEELREWIKENPGKFTYPAVPSSGPARGFFFGLVQAMGEDFNNPSSLDKTWDYLTEIGETIEYYPTKTSDSFDLLYEGAVDIVPHTPFWYADNKAIKTIPPHIEAVKLEDTKQVIDSHFYVMVKDLPEDRKNAALEFLKFATSKEIQAQGYVRGFLPANSLATPDMLEPEYQESYKTLVESVMPEFKEGDTMKVQEDDWVLFPDLQPTNELYGLWEEKIQALK; from the coding sequence TTGAAAAAGCGTAATTGGCTCTTTTTAACAATAATCATGTCAATCAGTTTATTACTTTCGGCATGCGGAGGTTCTCAAAAAAGTTCAGGTGGCAAAGACGGGCAGATAACACTTACCATATATTCTGCAGCTGGTGGAGATGAGTATTATAACGATATCGTAATTCCAATGTTTGAAGAAGCAACCGATGGAAAATACAAAGTGGAATATGGTCGAGGTACACCGCAAGAAGTTATTAACAAAATAAAGTCTCAAGGTAAAAATGGAACGATTGATTTAGTTGTAACAGGTTTAGATGGTCTCCCGCTTGGTATTGAGGAGGGGCTATGGGAACAGTTATTACCTACTTATTCAGAAGAGGTACATTCTGAGGAATGGAATGAAATTGGTCAGGCGTATATTGATAAATTTGAAGGTTATGGTGCACCAGTAACGACTGGTTCAGGTGGTCCTATCTTGATGTATAACACAAAAACAGTGAAAAACCCACCAAAAACATATGAGGAACTAAGAGAATGGATTAAAGAAAATCCAGGGAAATTTACATATCCTGCGGTTCCATCTAGTGGCCCAGCTCGTGGATTCTTCTTTGGTCTTGTTCAAGCCATGGGAGAAGATTTTAATAACCCAAGCTCATTAGATAAAACATGGGATTATTTAACAGAAATTGGTGAAACGATTGAATATTATCCAACGAAAACATCTGATTCCTTTGATCTCCTTTATGAGGGTGCTGTAGATATCGTACCACATACTCCATTCTGGTATGCGGATAATAAAGCGATAAAAACAATCCCACCACATATTGAAGCAGTGAAATTAGAAGATACGAAGCAAGTAATTGATTCACATTTTTATGTAATGGTAAAAGATCTACCAGAAGATCGTAAAAATGCAGCATTAGAGTTTTTAAAATTTGCTACTTCTAAAGAAATCCAGGCACAAGGATATGTTCGTGGATTCCTACCTGCAAATAGTCTAGCAACACCAGATATGTTAGAGCCTGAATACCAAGAATCATACAAAACTCTAGTAGAATCCGTTATGCCAGAGTTTAAAGAAGGCGACACAATGAAGGTACAAGAAGATGATTGGGTGTTATTCCCTGACTTACAACCAACAAATGAACTTTATGGGCTATGGGAAGAAAAAATTCAAGCACTTAAATAG
- the uxuA gene encoding mannonate dehydratase — translation MKMVFRWFGVGNDSISLEHVKQIPGVEGIVWALHDIPAGEVWTIEKINEAKQQVESQGFHIDVVESVNIHEDIKLGLPSREKYIDNYIKTIENLATVGVKVICYNFMPVFDWVRTNLSKELEDGSTALFFENSKIADIDPKELVQTISLNSDFTMPGWEPERLVYLTKLFDQYKDVTEEDLWDHLQYFLERVVPVAEKNGIKMAIHPDDPPFSVFGLPRIITNEINIKRLLGLVESPSNGLTLCSGSLGVNPDNNISEIIRKFSDRIPFAHIRNVKRYENGDFIETSHRTTDGSVDIHGIMEALYNAQYTGYLRPDHGRHIWDEKCRPGYGLYDRALGIMYLWGIWDSLCRTKVKTENYAGAK, via the coding sequence GTGAAAATGGTATTTCGATGGTTTGGAGTAGGTAATGATTCTATTTCCTTAGAACATGTTAAACAGATACCAGGAGTCGAAGGAATTGTTTGGGCACTTCACGATATTCCAGCAGGAGAAGTGTGGACAATTGAAAAAATAAACGAAGCGAAGCAACAAGTAGAAAGTCAGGGATTTCATATTGATGTAGTAGAGAGTGTAAATATTCATGAAGATATTAAATTAGGACTTCCATCAAGAGAAAAGTATATCGATAATTACATTAAAACAATTGAAAACTTAGCAACCGTTGGTGTGAAGGTAATCTGTTATAATTTCATGCCAGTATTTGATTGGGTACGAACCAACTTGTCAAAAGAACTCGAGGATGGTTCTACTGCATTATTCTTTGAAAATAGCAAAATAGCAGACATAGATCCAAAGGAACTAGTTCAGACGATTTCCCTTAATAGTGATTTTACGATGCCAGGATGGGAACCAGAAAGACTGGTGTATTTAACAAAACTGTTTGATCAGTATAAGGATGTAACCGAAGAAGACTTATGGGATCATCTACAGTACTTTTTAGAGCGTGTTGTTCCAGTTGCTGAAAAAAATGGGATTAAAATGGCTATACATCCAGATGACCCACCGTTTTCTGTATTTGGATTACCTAGAATTATTACGAATGAAATAAATATAAAAAGGTTGCTAGGTTTAGTTGAGAGTCCTTCCAATGGTTTAACATTATGTAGTGGATCATTAGGAGTAAATCCAGATAATAATATTTCTGAAATCATAAGAAAATTTTCGGATCGAATTCCATTTGCACATATCCGTAATGTAAAACGATATGAAAATGGAGATTTTATTGAAACCTCCCACCGAACGACGGATGGGTCAGTCGATATTCACGGTATTATGGAAGCGCTATATAACGCTCAGTATACAGGCTATTTACGACCAGATCATGGAAGACATATTTGGGATGAAAAATGTAGACCAGGATATGGGCTTTATGATCGGGCTTTAGGAATAATGTATCTCTGGGGAATCTGGGATTCTTTGTGTAGAACGAAAGTGAAAACAGAGAACTATGCTGGGGCTAAATGA
- a CDS encoding ABC transporter permease: MRIVENTNTMKSSISNPAEASVPKNSKVAGFLKLLYKFLTWLLIIVFIIAIVGMTIAVLLSAFGTEWYGTFLPAGYTVDWFIQAWQAYDIGHFYKITLQIVVTATVISLLLSIPTAYVLGRKSFPFKEGLISFFQMPFTLPELVYAIPVASIFYSTGLAETIPGLILVNLIVGIPFSVFILLPFMESLDPRLEWAAESLGATKFKLFSRVVIPQLVPGLTASAINIFIRMFSTFTIILLISGPKTQTLGVMVFSVLQGAGSQPQPMLNSLALTLMFPLLLFAFVSLWISSFTQRRLGKK, encoded by the coding sequence GTGAGAATTGTGGAAAATACAAATACCATGAAGAGTAGTATAAGTAATCCGGCTGAAGCAAGTGTACCTAAGAATAGTAAAGTGGCTGGATTTCTAAAACTACTTTATAAATTTCTAACCTGGCTTTTAATTATTGTATTTATTATCGCTATTGTTGGCATGACAATTGCTGTGTTACTAAGTGCGTTCGGGACAGAATGGTACGGTACGTTTCTTCCAGCTGGATATACGGTCGATTGGTTTATTCAAGCTTGGCAGGCATATGATATAGGTCATTTTTATAAAATAACATTACAAATTGTGGTGACTGCAACGGTAATATCCTTACTATTAAGTATTCCGACTGCATATGTATTAGGGCGTAAGTCATTTCCTTTTAAAGAGGGCTTGATTAGTTTCTTTCAAATGCCATTTACTTTACCAGAACTTGTTTATGCAATACCAGTAGCTTCCATTTTTTATTCTACTGGATTAGCGGAAACAATCCCTGGGTTAATCTTAGTTAATTTAATTGTAGGTATTCCGTTTTCTGTATTCATTTTACTTCCATTTATGGAATCACTTGATCCGAGATTAGAATGGGCTGCTGAGTCGTTGGGGGCAACTAAATTTAAATTATTTAGTAGAGTTGTCATCCCACAATTAGTACCAGGGTTAACAGCTTCAGCGATTAATATTTTCATTCGAATGTTTAGTACATTTACGATTATCCTATTAATTTCTGGACCGAAGACCCAAACATTAGGTGTTATGGTATTTAGTGTTCTTCAAGGAGCAGGATCACAACCACAGCCAATGCTTAACTCGTTAGCACTAACATTAATGTTCCCATTACTATTATTTGCGTTTGTAAGCTTATGGATTTCTAGTTTCACTCAAAGAAGGCTAGGTAAAAAATAG
- a CDS encoding ABC transporter ATP-binding protein, which produces MEQSVLANNKSVSSSDNMEKNTTSTKVEIKNLTKQFGESTAVNNANLTIESGEFMTFLGPSGCGKTTILSMVLGTLEPTSGDILFNGHPINHIAMNRRDIGMVFQNYALFPHMTVSQNIAFGLDMRKVEKKEKKRRVQEAVEMVQLNGLENRFIKELSGGQQQRVALARALVIRPKVLLLDEPLSNLDAKLRKDMRIQIKKIHDELAITTIYVTHDQEEALSLSTKIAVMSKGEIQQLGTPKEIFGKPKNHFVANFLGYANFIKGKIVSANANNLIFESDTKLRLEIKANGRHQVGDDVLLTIKPEMIEIVPNDRIGSNVIEGEILVGDYVGSTTGYEIKIKDGSILKTSVLGLDPYTAHQNVKLYLNPDNIIILDEE; this is translated from the coding sequence ATGGAACAATCTGTATTGGCTAATAACAAATCGGTATCATCAAGTGATAATATGGAAAAGAATACGACAAGTACAAAGGTTGAAATCAAGAACTTAACAAAACAATTTGGTGAATCAACTGCCGTGAATAATGCAAATTTAACAATTGAAAGTGGCGAATTTATGACGTTCCTAGGGCCAAGTGGTTGTGGCAAAACGACAATTTTGTCCATGGTTTTAGGAACCCTCGAGCCAACTTCAGGGGATATTCTATTTAATGGTCATCCGATTAATCATATCGCGATGAATCGACGAGACATTGGAATGGTATTTCAAAACTACGCCTTATTTCCACATATGACGGTTTCTCAAAATATTGCCTTTGGGTTAGATATGCGCAAAGTAGAAAAGAAAGAAAAAAAACGAAGAGTACAGGAAGCAGTTGAAATGGTTCAGCTTAATGGGCTGGAAAATAGATTTATTAAAGAGTTAAGTGGGGGGCAGCAGCAACGTGTTGCACTAGCAAGAGCATTAGTTATTCGTCCAAAGGTTCTATTATTAGATGAACCATTAAGTAATCTAGATGCAAAACTCCGTAAAGATATGAGAATTCAAATTAAAAAAATTCATGATGAACTTGCAATCACCACTATTTATGTCACACATGACCAGGAAGAAGCACTTTCCCTTTCCACAAAAATTGCAGTAATGTCTAAGGGGGAGATTCAGCAGCTTGGTACACCTAAAGAAATTTTTGGTAAGCCAAAAAACCATTTTGTTGCGAATTTCCTAGGCTACGCTAACTTTATCAAAGGGAAGATTGTTAGTGCAAATGCTAATAACCTAATTTTTGAGTCAGATACAAAGCTTCGTTTAGAAATAAAAGCAAATGGCCGTCATCAGGTTGGAGATGATGTACTCCTCACCATCAAACCAGAAATGATTGAAATTGTCCCAAATGATCGAATCGGATCCAATGTGATAGAAGGGGAGATATTGGTTGGGGATTATGTAGGAAGCACTACTGGTTATGAAATTAAAATCAAAGATGGTTCCATTTTAAAGACTAGTGTTTTAGGATTGGATCCTTATACAGCACATCAAAATGTGAAGCTTTATTTGAATCCTGATAACATTATTATTTTGGATGAGGAGTGA
- a CDS encoding ABC transporter permease: MNHQAEPKKSDYLMLLPSLLPVLLIFVYPLIRGVMMTFQENGTSNFTLGNYIEFFTNPAYYETIFRTLALVIPAAFLELFIAFAITYYIRGKMKGKGIIAGLIIFPLTLGSLIIDMAIISFFKPTGWFNTILMQIGLIEEPIRLVYNYTGAFIACVILGVAFLATNFIGMMDSIDPNLEKASRSLGASEWVTFRRVFYPLIRGGVLRVFALNIIMQIGVYTSAVIVGNPASATRTFAVVAFEEAMRNFNYSMANTVAVVMALTQLVILGIVFALRKRGFTGSASTFK; this comes from the coding sequence ATGAATCATCAAGCTGAACCCAAAAAAAGTGATTATTTAATGCTTCTCCCGAGTTTACTCCCAGTTCTTCTGATATTTGTTTACCCATTAATAAGAGGTGTCATGATGACGTTCCAGGAAAATGGAACATCGAATTTCACACTCGGTAACTATATTGAATTTTTTACAAATCCAGCTTATTATGAAACCATTTTTCGAACACTTGCTTTAGTAATTCCAGCAGCATTCCTAGAGTTGTTTATTGCATTTGCGATTACGTATTATATAAGAGGAAAGATGAAAGGAAAAGGAATTATTGCCGGATTAATTATTTTCCCACTTACATTAGGATCCTTAATTATTGATATGGCGATTATTTCATTTTTTAAGCCAACAGGTTGGTTTAACACGATTCTCATGCAAATTGGTCTTATAGAAGAGCCAATCAGACTTGTCTATAACTATACGGGTGCATTTATTGCCTGTGTTATTCTTGGTGTTGCGTTTCTGGCTACGAACTTCATCGGGATGATGGATTCCATTGATCCTAATTTAGAAAAGGCTTCTAGATCCCTTGGAGCAAGTGAATGGGTGACATTCAGAAGAGTATTTTATCCACTTATTCGCGGTGGAGTACTAAGAGTGTTTGCTTTAAATATTATTATGCAGATTGGCGTATATACTTCTGCAGTTATTGTGGGTAACCCTGCATCAGCAACACGAACATTTGCGGTAGTAGCATTCGAAGAGGCAATGCGAAACTTTAATTATAGTATGGCAAATACCGTTGCAGTAGTAATGGCGCTTACTCAATTAGTAATCCTTGGCATTGTATTTGCCTTACGTAAACGAGGATTTACAGGATCAGCAAGTACATTTAAATAA
- a CDS encoding Gfo/Idh/MocA family protein has translation MLKVAIIGAGAISSAHMEAYLQFPDRCQIVALCDIYPEKAEKKAKEFNLDATIYDDHTKMLNREDIDLVSVCTPPYTHSEITINFLDSGKNVLVEKPMASSLEECDAMNAAAERNNKMLSVISQNRFRTPMMKLKSVLDTKLMGPIVHTQVDSFWWRGHSYYDLWWRGTWEKEGGGCTLNHAVHHIDIFKWMNGMPSEVTAVMSNASHDNAEVEDISVAICRYDDGSLAQITSSVIHHGEEQQLIFQGKNARVSVPWKVKASKSKGNGFPEEDGELEAQIQQYYDELDEVQYEGHTGQIDDVLTALENGTPILIDGKQGRQTLELISAIYESASTGKTIKLPLTKDNLFYTREGTQKNAIHFYEKKTVIENFEDNDITVGGKYE, from the coding sequence GTGTTAAAAGTTGCTATTATCGGTGCAGGAGCAATTTCATCCGCTCATATGGAAGCATATTTACAATTTCCTGATCGCTGTCAGATTGTTGCATTATGTGATATTTATCCGGAGAAGGCAGAAAAGAAGGCGAAAGAATTTAACCTTGATGCTACCATTTATGATGACCATACAAAAATGCTTAATCGTGAGGATATTGATTTAGTATCCGTTTGTACACCGCCTTATACCCATTCAGAAATAACTATTAATTTTCTGGATTCTGGTAAGAATGTGTTGGTTGAAAAACCGATGGCATCTTCACTAGAGGAATGTGATGCAATGAATGCAGCTGCTGAAAGAAATAATAAAATGTTATCTGTCATTTCACAAAATCGTTTTCGCACACCAATGATGAAGCTAAAAAGTGTACTTGATACGAAACTTATGGGGCCAATTGTCCATACACAGGTTGATTCCTTCTGGTGGCGTGGGCATAGCTACTATGATTTATGGTGGCGTGGCACTTGGGAAAAAGAAGGTGGCGGCTGTACGTTAAACCATGCTGTTCATCACATTGATATTTTTAAATGGATGAACGGGATGCCATCCGAAGTAACGGCAGTAATGAGTAATGCTTCTCATGATAATGCAGAGGTAGAAGATATTTCCGTTGCTATTTGCCGTTATGACGATGGTAGTCTTGCCCAAATAACAAGCTCTGTTATTCATCACGGGGAAGAGCAGCAATTAATTTTTCAAGGGAAAAATGCTAGAGTATCCGTGCCATGGAAGGTCAAGGCTTCTAAATCGAAGGGAAATGGATTCCCGGAAGAGGATGGAGAATTGGAAGCGCAAATTCAACAATATTATGATGAACTAGATGAGGTACAGTATGAGGGACATACTGGTCAAATTGATGATGTCCTAACTGCATTGGAAAACGGAACTCCAATTTTAATCGATGGAAAACAAGGAAGACAAACACTAGAATTAATTTCCGCCATCTATGAATCTGCAAGCACAGGTAAAACAATTAAACTTCCATTAACGAAAGATAACTTATTTTATACAAGAGAAGGCACACAAAAGAATGCTATCCATTTTTATGAAAAGAAAACAGTGATTGAAAACTTTGAAGACAATGACATTACGGTAGGTGGAAAATACGAGTAA
- a CDS encoding Gfo/Idh/MocA family protein produces the protein MGEKLAINSKAYLSLYPEKVQKFIEAYPEASVAASEEEILQDSTINLVASANIPVQRGPLGLRVLDAGKHYFVDKPAFTTLEQIEQAKQKVEETGLKWGIYYSERLHVESAVFAGQLIEEGAIGRVISVMGTGPHRANAASRPDWFFDPEQYGGILTDIGSHQIEQFLHYANAKSAKVLHSKVANYNFKQYPEFQDYGDATLVADNGATFYFRVDWFTPDGLGTWGDGRVTILGTEGYIEVRKYIDIARSNEGNHLYLVNGEGEKHFQLSGKVGYPFFGAFILDCLNGTENAMTQEHAFTAAALCVEAQEKAMKIE, from the coding sequence GTGGGGGAAAAGCTAGCGATAAATTCAAAGGCTTACCTATCACTATATCCTGAAAAAGTACAGAAATTTATAGAAGCATATCCAGAAGCAAGTGTAGCAGCATCGGAAGAAGAAATTCTCCAAGATTCAACAATTAATCTTGTGGCAAGTGCCAATATCCCAGTACAGCGTGGACCGTTAGGATTACGTGTATTAGATGCTGGAAAGCACTATTTTGTTGATAAGCCTGCTTTTACAACGCTAGAGCAAATTGAACAAGCAAAACAAAAGGTGGAAGAGACTGGTCTTAAATGGGGCATTTATTACAGTGAAAGATTGCATGTGGAAAGCGCCGTTTTTGCTGGTCAATTAATTGAAGAAGGCGCGATTGGCCGAGTGATTTCCGTGATGGGAACAGGGCCTCATCGTGCCAATGCGGCAAGTAGACCTGACTGGTTTTTTGACCCAGAGCAATATGGCGGGATTCTTACAGATATCGGAAGTCACCAAATTGAGCAATTTTTACATTATGCTAATGCTAAGAGTGCAAAAGTACTTCATAGTAAGGTTGCTAACTATAATTTTAAGCAATACCCAGAATTTCAGGATTATGGAGATGCGACATTGGTTGCTGATAATGGTGCTACCTTCTATTTCCGTGTCGATTGGTTTACGCCAGATGGACTAGGTACTTGGGGAGATGGACGTGTTACGATTCTAGGAACAGAAGGGTATATTGAAGTTCGTAAATACATTGATATTGCTCGTAGCAACGAAGGAAACCATTTGTATTTAGTGAATGGAGAAGGAGAGAAGCATTTTCAATTATCAGGAAAAGTAGGCTACCCGTTCTTCGGAGCATTTATTTTAGATTGCTTGAATGGAACAGAAAATGCGATGACCCAGGAACATGCGTTTACTGCTGCAGCACTTTGTGTAGAAGCACAGGAAAAAGCAATGAAAATTGAATAA